From Topomyia yanbarensis strain Yona2022 chromosome 1, ASM3024719v1, whole genome shotgun sequence, one genomic window encodes:
- the LOC131693877 gene encoding DEAD-box helicase Dbp80-like, with protein MSQDGHSVAVLSGDLTVEQWLDALDRFRTGLKKVQIITNVLSRGIDVEQVTIVVNFDLPMDQQGRADCETYLHRIRRTGRFERNHHQPSGQ; from the exons ATGTCCCAGGATGGTCACTCGGTAGCGGTACTGTCCGGTGATCTAACGGTGGAGCAATGGTTGGACGCTCTGGATCGATTCCGAACCGGACTAAAGAAGGTACAGATTATAACGAACGTTTTGTCCAGGG GTATCGACGTCGAACAGGTGACCATTGTCGTCAACTTCGACCTGCCGATGGATCAGCAGGGACGAGCCGATTGCGAAACGTATCTACATCGAATTAGACGCACCGGTAGATTCG AACGGAATCACCATCAACCTAGTGGGCAGTGA